The sequence AGATTGCACAAACCTTGAGATACCATTTTGTTAGGAAATATAAGGTAAGACAATTACAATCTTAGAGCTAAAAAATATGGATTTGATGTGAGAAGCAACCTTCAATTTGATATCCCAATGTTAAAACATCCTATCTCTATAAATAGACAAACACACATGCCCTACACCTCTTCGAAATTTGGAAACAAGAACAAGGTAATGTACTAACCTCCTTTGCCCAGAATTATTTCCTTTCTACTGTTCCCCACTCCATGAGGACATGAGTCTCACTTATGCAATCCACATCCTTGAAGtgttcttccatttcattttcttgtggtatAACTCCCTTATCATAACTTCCACCAGATTTCTACAATGAGTCATTTGCAGCTTCGTCAATATAATTTGTTTCTTTTGCACACTCGAATCCTTAGAGCATTTGCTCCTTTACTTGCACTAATCTACTAGGTCATGTTCCACTTTTTCATGCCGTAGAGAATTTTTTTTGCCATTGAGCCAAGATGGCATTATGGATTGCAGTTACAGAATGATCAAGGCTTTTTCATGCCGTagagaatcttttttgccattgaGCCAAGATGGCATTATGGATTGCAGTTACAGAATAATCAAGGCACCCACGCCGTTGATGAAGTTGATCCAATGGTCCTTGCCATCTCCCTTTCTAGCAGCTTCTCTCACAATCCCAGATAATTGATAGCCGTTAGTTGACTTGGGGTGAATGGTGTGCACTCATCTCATCAATCTCCACTACAGAATTAAGATGAGTTGGCATATAAACTGATTgccaaatatttgaaaaaaaaatcacactAGCTGTTAATGAAATGGAGAGAAACCCAAAGATCATATGTGAGCACACTTTGTAACTCCGATAAAACAAAACAGAACAATGGATCTGGGCACTCCTCGAATCTCAGTTATATCTTCCTAGCGCCCCCAACATCTTGTTACTACGGTCAAGTATTCGAAGTAGATATGAAAGTGGCCATGATATCGCAAACCTTAAGTAATATGTTAAAGGATACAGAGGATACAGGTAGTGAGACAGCTCCCATCAAATTGGGAAATGTTTCCAGTAGAATTTTTAATCTTATTATCGAATACGGCAAACACCATGTTGAAGCCCAAAAGTCGGATACAAGCGAACCAACTGCGGATTTGAAGAAACGGGTTAGGGAGTTGGTAGCTGATGATAAAGATACTCTCTTCCAGTTGATGATCGTATGTTTCATTGTTTTACTGCTTCTCATGAAAAACAAAAAGCATTGCTCTCTTAAACCTTAGCTGCGTTATTTGCTGCTGTTTTCTCCTCCCATGATTTATTcaaaaattgttttgtgcaggcAGCAAATTTCATTCACATTCAGAGTCTTCTTGATTTATCATACCAGATTGTGGCTGACGACATTGCAGCATGTAAAGACCAACAAATGATTCGCCAAAAATATAACATAGAAAATGACTATAGTCCTGAAGAGGAGGAAGTGGTTTTAAAGCTGCATAATATATTTGAATGATAGTTTCGAGTTTGATAAGCTTTTTTGagttttcaaaatttggaatttgaATCATATATTTAGTATGAAAACCAATTAAAATGATTCTTTATATTGAACCGGAATATAATACAAATCTTATCGTATTTATcggttttaaaataaataatattatatattattttttgatattttatatttcaaaatatttgtcaGTCTTGTGTTAAtatattcatttttgtaaaatatgtCAGCATTAAATAAATTACGTTCAAAAGCtagaaatattattaaaaattattgatgaaattaaaaaatatttcagtttaaaaagaaatgatttttattGGTATTTGTTTAGTTTGACTGTTATATTTGCGCATGTGTAAATCTTAATAGGTTTTTACGACACGCATATGCCCTTAGAATTCTACTTATAATAATAGAGAAGCTATTTTTAGTTGACAAAATATTTTGGTATTAGTGATAGATTTGGATGGTATTAGATGTGCATTAGCTTTAGTCTTGGGATTCGGCATCAACAGTTCTAATGCTACTACTTATTTTCCATCTACTTCTAAACCCTCCTAAAATTTTAATGCACCTTTTCAATCTAAACTCGCTTCTAGAATTAATTCTAATGCCACAAGCAAAGTCTAAGGTCCTCGTGCTTCATAAATAACCTCATACTTTAACTCAATAAATAAACATCTCGTTACAAATGTGTTGCTTATTTCCATGTGTCTTGCCATTTTTGTGTGAGCCCTACAGTTAATTTTCTAATTAGAGGAGGTTTTCATTCATCATTAGACTAGAATATATTCGTGTATGGTTTCTGCCACTTGCAAGAACCAAGCATTATCATATTTAATCTCATTTGAACCAACCATTTATCTtcaacatcatgatcttatcatgtTGATAGTGAACATCGACACTAAAATTGTGAGGTATTTTTATTTGGAATTGCATCGTCCTTCATTTGGTGATGTCTTGTATTTCATAGGACCATCTCTATTCCATCATTTTCTCATTATCACTTATTAATGCATACTATTTTGTATACATAACGAACTTACATTTTGTAAAAATCAACCATATATTATCATTCCTTAAATAAATTGTACATATTTTTCTTGAGTTATTTAAAATCTTATCCATTATATGCATCTTATTGATATCCCCGTCATGACCTATTGATAATGAAATCTCATAGATCCATCCTAGAAAATTTTAAGGTGATAAAATAacctaaaatattataaaaatttgaCACCACGCATTGTACAATCCAGTTATTGACATGTCACTTGTACTTTGAGTTGGTGATTGCATCAACCCCATACGAATGCAATAAAGCATGATCGTAGAGATTATTCTATGCTAATTAATAATCACTATACAATGATGCTACTCGAAATATTTGAAACTAGTGACATCCTCTAGGATTAGGTAAACCATTAATGTTAATGTTATTTCATGAATCTTTTTCCTCTAGCCATATTATAAGCTCATCCTTTTTATATTGTGTCCACATGGCCTAATATCAGTACCCTCAAAATTATAGCAATTTATTCTTTTATCAAGATATATTGCTCTAGGGCTATCATGAATTACAATGATATTATTAAATTTGGTGGCTATAATACTTACAATGTTTTCTCTCATGTTTCCTTCCTCTACTTGATAGTATATGATATTGCATCTAAATAATTTTATTAGGAACATAAAAACAAAGGAGAGCTATGTTTGTGAGACTAAAAAATTCCACCCTTAAGATttatgagattatgcttgaagaaaccaagaccaaagagaccacaagatagcacaatgatgagagagataatatgtgacaagaataaactgtattcctatcaagatgcaaaagagatcaactggatcatcattacatataatgtagatgagcctacttataaaggcaaggctaagagacaagaaaccacacaatgatgacatgtggctcaatgagatgcaaggataggtaagggtaggtaggagaaatagaaaaatattccacatgaggtggatcacccaccgaaggtggaatgtaacaacaagatcacaacataaaaggtggaaattctcttgcatacacactcccaatgtagcacatctcccaaagtgtctcatatgcaaactacaatgttatgcatgtacctaagtaaacttaagtaaaatgtaattatatccaagatgaataattacaccaacaccaccccttaggggaatgcacttaattcTACAATACAagtaagcaatgcaagatgggtcccggctacatggTCATGTTacatacccatgtacaaatgcaaatgcatgcaaaccaatgcaatctctcataaagtggagaaagagagaaaaacccaatgggaaaaaacactcccccaaaaagagagatcaaaactatacaagagaactctcatagaagtatgtgaaggaccaaaccccatgtgaggaaaaattcccccccatatgagagaagaagagaagctaggtagcctcCCCTCAATCTAGAatatgcaccaatggtagaagctcgaaaatgaatgaagaaattgctccatgaacgttgaacaacgttcctccccttgggaagtaACAAAATtgaaggtgtatccatgaagtctaacccttttaatatatatatatatatttttatttaaatttatttaaatttttaataaaaacttTTACAATCAACCCCtcatttcttttttaaaaatattttctgggtaaaaatgaataataaaatttgcaaaaaaaatattgttttttaaatttttttaacaaatcATACTGTACAGCCTAATAGGCTGATTTTTTCCTCCAACCCTGAAaaattgactttcacccaatataggtgaAGTTtagagtcaaaattcatggaaatggccacccagactcaatggcgaggtcggatttgGTTTAGGACACCTCTAAAAGATGATGCAACTCAGATTTGCCTATTGACCTTGTTGAAAATCTCTCCAAAGGCGATGCGAAGGTGCTCAAACCGCTTTTATACGATGCGAGATTATGCTTGaaccaaccaagatcaaagagaccacaagatatcacaatgatgagagagataaaatgtgacaagaataaactatattcctataaAGATGCAAAAGAGGTCAATTGGATcgtcattacatacaatgtagatgagcctgcttataaaggcaagtctaagagacaagagagcacacaatgatgacatgtggctcaatgagatccaagggtaggtaggggtatgtaggagaaatagaaaaatattccacatgaggttgatcacccaccgaaggtggaatgtaacaacaagatcacaccataaaaggtgaaaattctcctacatacacactcctaatgcaacacatctccctaagtgtctcatatgcaaactacaatgttatgcatgtacctaagtaaacttaagtaaagtataattatatcCATTATGAATAATTACACGAACAAGATTAAATACTGATTAGGATAACAAGTCTAAATGATATCCTAATTAAATtatgaaattaaaatattaatatttcttcATATTTATGATAATCTCATGTTGATTTGATGTAGCTGATTTTTTTGTAACATCAAAGATTTTGTTGGATAAAAACTTTCTTTCTCTTACTTTGATCATGATAGGAGGTATTTTATACTAGCATAATATCTGGCTAATTAACgaaataaatcaaattttaatgATTAAGATTTTCATATGAGATAAACATGCAATAACATTTATATACacattttaaacatttttataaAGTTTTAGATGTATCTTATATCAAGTCATCATGTTTTTAAATCTATACaagttaaatttgaaaaaaatattttaccaTTTAATTTACTAACCAATCAAAAGTAAAGTATTATGTTACATTTATCATTAGAGGAGTGAAAAAAAACTATCATTAGCTACCACACACAATAGTTTCTATAAAATAAAAGTTCCAGCGAATTGGCGTTGAATTGCTTtgagaaatatatttaataaaagttaTAAACAATCAAACTAGAAATATTTATGAAATATACTAACCATCCCTTTTTGATACCAAGAACATGTATTGTTTAAGAAAACCAAAAACTATTAAATGATACATACAAGAGGTGTACTCCACTATCTACTACAATTCATCTAATGGTACCTTTAGCTCTAACCTAATATTTATTGTTCAAGCTATTCTTTTGTAAAACAAGCACTTGCGTTTTATAGAGTAAATATTCTAACTCAATTCTTTCTTGTTTTAtgtatatttatttgaattttctttGCCAATAGTATTATAATTCCATtaattgaagaaaaagaaaattattttattatactcTCATTTTCTATTGTTTCTATTATTAGATTGTTTTAGAAGACTTGCTAAGTATAACTAGTATAAATTCTCTTTATCTCTCCTCCAAAAAATAATAGCAGAATTTTTTAGATACATTATCTTTATCTATAGCTCGATGTGCTTGAAAGGGTTCACTTTTAATCATTtatctaaattattttatttaatattgtgaGTGATGAATGTTTAATGTAGATAATTATAAGAATTGAGGGAAAACATTTGTGctcattatttaaataattaaacacaAATGAAAAGCATTAATAGAGTTTGGAGTATTTAACCTAGCAAAACTTTGATGCTAGTAACTCAATGATTGCGTCTTACATTGGTAGATAATAGTTCGTGCGTTTTGCATGCACTAGTGACATGACACCTTTAACGAGCATAACTAAAACTACTACACTTAAAAGTGGATCTTAACGATTGTCTCAAAATTGTAACTAAGGATGAATTACGTGAACGGTGGTGCATAGTAGTGAACTTGAGTTGAATGGTTAAACTCGAGCATCACTtgtcaacatactcccccttgatgctaagAAGAATTGCAAGATTATATTAAAGTTTTATAAACTAAACCTATGCAAATCATTGTGTAACATTACCATCACTTTCATCTTATAGACCCACATAGTACATTTGTCATAGAAGTCAAGTACCCATTTACTCATCTCTCTCACGCGTGACAGATAACAAAGCTTCCCACTTCTTTCTCTAACATAGAGAAGAGATCATAGTCTTTCAAATTACATGGAATGCTTTAGTATGGTAATCATAACAAGCAGTCATTAACCAATTAACTCGATTAAAACCTTGATTTTAGAATACTTCTATTTACATACAAATATTTAGGAATGTAAAACCTTTTGATCATATTTGTTAACTTTTTCCATCTAGATCAATCAATCCATCCATCTAATTCTAGTAGTGCTGCTTAACCATTTATTATTGCACTTGTTGCACTTATACTTTCTAGAGTCCCAAGTTGTCCCAGGTTTTGCTCGTACCTTAGATGCAAATTGTTTTAAGTGTGATTTTTTATCAAGGGGACCCTTGACACATTTTTGCAGGATTTCAAAAGGGTAGTTGAACTTTCCACTCCCAATAGAACTTATTTCATTTTGACTTGCCCCAACTTCTTCTCTGCTAGGTTCATTAGatgattcattttctctatgattcTCAACCTCATCATCCTCACTCATGGTGTTAGAGCTCATTTTCATAGTGATAATGATGCTGCAACAAACAAtgttaaaaaaaaactcaaaaatgtTTCAAGcaaacattttttttcaaaaaaattagaagtgttagtaaatttcaaatttttgtttgtttgaagttgaatattaataatcaacttcatttttaatgatttttattattaatattcaacttcaagcaaacaattttttttcagtttctaagtttttttttctaaaattatttgTTTCTAATGGCAGCAATTTGGTTCTTGAATCAAAAACTATGATCTATtaagaaattttatttttaagGAATTTAAAATGGAAAATGCCTATCTTCAATCTTGCAGCAGGAATGGAGAAGCTTCCTCTAACCCTCTTCCAAGCTTGTATCCAACTTGCAATCCACCTTCCTGGTTTCGAAGCTAGAGCAAATcagatgttttaaatttttttgtggttGCAAAAGACTGAAATGAGACTAAATGTCTCTTCTATGAGATTTCTACCATTTTAGGGTTATGTTTACCAAGGCATtcttatgttttattattttttaaactcTTTATTTTATTATCGCCACGAGAGGGATTTGGGTGTTTCTTTCCCCATTGAGGAACGTCTAGGCGTCCAAGAGATGTCCAAGCATCTCTTCTGGGAGAGACGTCTCTCTCGCACTCTTGGATGGAAGAAACGTCTCTTCTCTGGCTGAGAGACGTGGTGGATGTGGAGGTGCAGCGGAGAGACATTTTGGATGCGTCTACCATTTTGGATGTATCTATCATTCTTTCACTGCTGTAAATGTCGAGGCACCATAAGCTCCTGATAGTCTCTGCACTAGCCATCTATTTTACCACCCAAACTCTCACATTCTGAAAAGTCCGACCTGGACAACGGAAGTCATTACAAAGTTTAACTAAATTAGAGTATTTCATAGAATTATGATTTCCAAGCAACCAAGCTTACCAAACTATCTAGAAGTTTGCATAAACTATGGCACTCATACAGTAGTAAACTTTTTAAATGCTCCGAGGCAGGATTCCTCTAGTTTATCTAATCCTGATAAGTCATTTCTAGAGTACTAAGTGTCCCAAAACCCAAAGTTAGGCTTGACAAGGTCTTGCAATGGCAGTGTGATATGTTTCTCAGCTCAACAAGACAATTAATGTCCTTACACAACTCTTATTAGGTTACGGATCCATCTAAGTCTAAATATTGGAGCATAGCTGCCTCCCGACTAATTTAAATCTAGACACCCTTAAAATGGTGTGAAGTTACTACTGGTCGTTATGGTAGGTAACACCCTTAAAATGTCATCGACATAATAAGAATTAATTGATGGCGGCtagtgaaggattttcttggcatatAGTAGTGGTAAGTTAGAATATTTATTGGTGGTGGTAAGATCCTAATGGTTAGTGATGATAGTTAAAAGAAAACAATTTGATGGCTGAGCCTAATGATGACCTCCCAGAATAGGAGTCATCCATTCTGTATAAAGAAGGATTGAGGTATTCAGTGAGGAGAAAGTGGTTGGATGGAAAGTAAGGAAGCGGATGGAATTTATTAGGGACATCAAAGGTT is a genomic window of Cryptomeria japonica chromosome 7, Sugi_1.0, whole genome shotgun sequence containing:
- the LOC131054509 gene encoding SKP1-like protein 1B translates to MKVAMISQTLSNMLKDTEDTGSETAPIKLGNVSSRIFNLIIEYGKHHVEAQKSDTSEPTADLKKRVRELVADDKDTLFQLMIAANFIHIQSLLDLSYQIVADDIAACKDQQMIRQKYNIENDYSPEEEEVVLKLHNIFE